In Ipomoea triloba cultivar NCNSP0323 chromosome 15, ASM357664v1, one genomic interval encodes:
- the LOC116006022 gene encoding coiled-coil domain-containing protein 25, whose protein sequence is MVFYFKARPEAGDYTIFMGLDKYENEDLIKYGFPEDIWFHVDKMSSAHVYLRLPKGQTMDDIPEGVLEDCVQLVKANSIQGNKLNNIDVVYTPWQNLRKTASMEVGQVSFHNPKMVRTVRVEKRINEIVNRLNRTKVERKPDLKAEREAVSAAEKAERKQQLREKKRREEMERLEKERQTELRSYKNLMVAEKMTSNKNIASTGKSLQELEEDFM, encoded by the exons ATGGTGTTCTACTTCAAGGCCCGTCCCGAAGCGGGAGACTATACCATCTTCATGGGCCTTGACAAATACGAGAACGAAGATCTCATCAAATACGGCTTCCCTGAAGACATCTG GTTCCATGTTGACAAAATGTCTTCTGCTCACGTTTATTTGAGATTACCAAAGGGTCAGACAATGGATGATATACCTGAGGGTGTACTTGAAGATTGTGTACAACTGGTGAAGGCTAATTCCATCCAAG GAAACAAGTTGAATAATATTGATGTCGTGTACACTCCTTGGCAAAACCTTAGAAAGACTGCTTCCATGGAGGTTGGCCAAGTTAGCTTTCACAACCCGAAAATG GTGCGCACTGTTAGAGTGGAGAAGAGAATAAATGAGATAGTAAATAGATTGAACCGAACAAAGGTCGAAAGAAAGCCTGACTTGAAGG CTGAGCGAGAGGCAGTCAGTGCTGCTGAAAAGGCAGAGAGGAAACAGCAGCTGAGGGAGAAA AAACGGCGTGAAGAGATGGAACGGCTTGAAAAGGAGAGACAAACTGAGTTGAGGAGCTACAAAAACTTGATGGTGGCTGAGAAGATGACATCGAACAAAAACATTGCTTCAACAGGCAAGTCCCTTCAAGAACTGGAAGAAGACTTCATGTAA
- the LOC116006330 gene encoding sulfite exporter TauE/SafE family protein 3-like isoform X1, giving the protein MAGAGGKWRILRPLVSLSWSFLLASAFVSAERSLKNEALAGRNVSRNPDESYLSTFANFLWQPNESGYEHVWPEMKFGWEIAVGSIIGFMGAAFGSVGGVGGGGIFVPMLSLIIGFDPKSATAISKCMIMGAAVSTVYYNLKLKHPTLDMPIIDYDLAVLIQPMLMLGISIGVTFNVIFADWMVTVLLIVLFIGTSTKAFLRGVETWKKETLLKKEVAQRLAANGSGGQGDYKLLSSGPSNATQNDTKASSENKVSIIENVYWNEFGLLCLVWVAFLALQIIKNYTPTCSALYWVVNLLQIPVSVGVTLYEAIGLHKGWRKISSKGDPDSNLQVRQLIVYCFFGMVAGVVGGLLGLGGGFIMGPLFLELGVPPQVSSATATFAMMFSSSMSVVEYYLLKRFPVPYALYFMLVATVAAFIGQHVVRKLIIVLGRASLIIFILASTIFVSAISLGGVGISNMIGKIHRHEYMGFENLCKYEV; this is encoded by the exons ATGGCGGGAGCGGGAGGGAAATGGAGGATTCTGAGGCCGCTGGTGTCGCTTTCGTGGAGTTTTCTCTTGGCTTCGGCTTTCGTCTCGGCTGAGAGGAGCTTGAAGAATGAAGCGCTTGCAGGTAGGAACGTTTCCAGGAATCCAGACGAGTCTTACCTCTCAACGTTCGCAAATTTTCTATGGCAGCCGAATGAATCCGGTTACGAGCACGTCTGGCCG GAAATGAAATTTGGATGGGAAATTGCTGTCGGTAGCATAATTGGATTTATGGGTGCAGCATTTGGGAGTGTAGGTGGTGTTGGAGGTGGCGGTATTTTTGTTCCTATGCTTTCTCTTATTATAGGGTTTGATCCAAAATCAGCAACTGCAATTTCAAAGT GTATGATCATGGGAGCAGCAGTTTCTACTGTTTACTACAATCTTAAGCTCAAGCATCCTACCCTTGACATGCCCATTATTGACTATGATTTGGCAGTGCTTATCCAGCCAATGCTAATGCTTGGCATTAGTATTGGGGTTACTTTCAATGTGATCTTTGCTGACTGGATGGTCACAGTGCTGCTAATTGTTCTCTTCATAG GCACATCAACTAAGGCCTTTTTAAGAGGTGTTGAGACGTGGAAGAAAGAAACTCTTTTGAAAAAG GAGGTTGCCCAACGCTTAGCAGCAAATG GGAGTGGTGGTCAAGGAGATTACAAGCTTCTTTCTAGTGGCCCCAGCAATGCAACTCAAAATGACACCAAAGCTTCTTCTGAAAATAAG GTCTCTATAATAGAAAATGTTTACTGGAACGAATTTGGACTTCTTTGCCTTGTTTGGGTTGCATTTCTTGCTCTCCAGATCATCAAG AATTATACACCAACTTGTTCAGCCCTATACTGGGTTGTGAACTTGTTACAG ATCCCAGTCTCAGTAGGGGTTACTTTGTATGAAGCTATTGGCCTGCACAAGGGGTGGAGAAAGATTTCATCCAAGGGAGACCCAGACTCCAACTTACAAGTAAGGCAATTGATTGTTTATTGCTTCTTTGGTATGGTAGCTGGAGTGGTAGGAGGGCTGCTTGGTCTAGGTGGAGGCTTCATTATGGGGCCACTGTTTTTGGAACTCGGTGTTCCTCCTCAG GTTTCAAGTGCAACGGCCACCTTTGCCATGATGTTCTCATCATCAATGTCTGTTGTTGAATACTACCTTCTCAAACGTTTTCCCGTTCCTTATG CACTCTACTTTATGCTTGTGGCAACTGTTGCGGCTTTTATTGGGCAACATGTAGTGAGGAAATTGATTATTGTACTGGGAAGGGCATCTTTAATCATCTTCATCTTGGCCTCCACAATATTTGTGAGTGCAATCTCACTAG GTGGGGTTGGAATCTCAAACATGATAGGGAAGATTCACCGCCATGAATACATGGGCTTCGAAAATCTTTGCAAATACGAAGTTTAA
- the LOC116006330 gene encoding sulfite exporter TauE/SafE family protein 3-like isoform X2: protein MKFGWEIAVGSIIGFMGAAFGSVGGVGGGGIFVPMLSLIIGFDPKSATAISKCMIMGAAVSTVYYNLKLKHPTLDMPIIDYDLAVLIQPMLMLGISIGVTFNVIFADWMVTVLLIVLFIGTSTKAFLRGVETWKKETLLKKEVAQRLAANGSGGQGDYKLLSSGPSNATQNDTKASSENKVSIIENVYWNEFGLLCLVWVAFLALQIIKNYTPTCSALYWVVNLLQIPVSVGVTLYEAIGLHKGWRKISSKGDPDSNLQVRQLIVYCFFGMVAGVVGGLLGLGGGFIMGPLFLELGVPPQVSSATATFAMMFSSSMSVVEYYLLKRFPVPYALYFMLVATVAAFIGQHVVRKLIIVLGRASLIIFILASTIFVSAISLGGVGISNMIGKIHRHEYMGFENLCKYEV from the exons ATGAAATTTGGATGGGAAATTGCTGTCGGTAGCATAATTGGATTTATGGGTGCAGCATTTGGGAGTGTAGGTGGTGTTGGAGGTGGCGGTATTTTTGTTCCTATGCTTTCTCTTATTATAGGGTTTGATCCAAAATCAGCAACTGCAATTTCAAAGT GTATGATCATGGGAGCAGCAGTTTCTACTGTTTACTACAATCTTAAGCTCAAGCATCCTACCCTTGACATGCCCATTATTGACTATGATTTGGCAGTGCTTATCCAGCCAATGCTAATGCTTGGCATTAGTATTGGGGTTACTTTCAATGTGATCTTTGCTGACTGGATGGTCACAGTGCTGCTAATTGTTCTCTTCATAG GCACATCAACTAAGGCCTTTTTAAGAGGTGTTGAGACGTGGAAGAAAGAAACTCTTTTGAAAAAG GAGGTTGCCCAACGCTTAGCAGCAAATG GGAGTGGTGGTCAAGGAGATTACAAGCTTCTTTCTAGTGGCCCCAGCAATGCAACTCAAAATGACACCAAAGCTTCTTCTGAAAATAAG GTCTCTATAATAGAAAATGTTTACTGGAACGAATTTGGACTTCTTTGCCTTGTTTGGGTTGCATTTCTTGCTCTCCAGATCATCAAG AATTATACACCAACTTGTTCAGCCCTATACTGGGTTGTGAACTTGTTACAG ATCCCAGTCTCAGTAGGGGTTACTTTGTATGAAGCTATTGGCCTGCACAAGGGGTGGAGAAAGATTTCATCCAAGGGAGACCCAGACTCCAACTTACAAGTAAGGCAATTGATTGTTTATTGCTTCTTTGGTATGGTAGCTGGAGTGGTAGGAGGGCTGCTTGGTCTAGGTGGAGGCTTCATTATGGGGCCACTGTTTTTGGAACTCGGTGTTCCTCCTCAG GTTTCAAGTGCAACGGCCACCTTTGCCATGATGTTCTCATCATCAATGTCTGTTGTTGAATACTACCTTCTCAAACGTTTTCCCGTTCCTTATG CACTCTACTTTATGCTTGTGGCAACTGTTGCGGCTTTTATTGGGCAACATGTAGTGAGGAAATTGATTATTGTACTGGGAAGGGCATCTTTAATCATCTTCATCTTGGCCTCCACAATATTTGTGAGTGCAATCTCACTAG GTGGGGTTGGAATCTCAAACATGATAGGGAAGATTCACCGCCATGAATACATGGGCTTCGAAAATCTTTGCAAATACGAAGTTTAA